Below is a genomic region from Rana temporaria chromosome 3, aRanTem1.1, whole genome shotgun sequence.
aatttcgcgcgctgcccgtcggggaaaatgacgtcacgagcatgcgcagtacggccggcgcgggagcgagcctcatttaaattgtcatcgccccctgcagaagaggaccgccttgcgccggagacatttaagttacacggcctgaaatttctaggtaagtgctttgtggatcgggcacttaggtagaaattttaagtcagtgtaacttaaatgggaaaagataagttaggccggatctttgaggatttggcccattgaatttttttcaaaattgtcgctctatttttgtttatatcgcaaaaaataaaaaccgcagaggtgatcaaataccaccaaaagaaagctctatttgtgggaaaaaaaggacgccaattttgtttgggagccacgaccgcgcaattgtccgttaaagtgacgcagttccgaatcgcaaaaactggccgggtcctttagctgcctaaaggtccgggtcttaagtggttaaagtaacacagtgccgtatcggaaaaaaatggcctggtcaggaaggggggtaaacttttcagggctgaagtggttaaagcatcgaAACCTGGTTGACATTCAATAAAGTAATTAACTGCTTCCCATCTGGCCTATAAACAAATGTAGTCCGGGAGCTCTCTCGTTCTGGTTGAACTCTGTAACTTtcccacagactaaataatatacagtggaacctcgtattacgaggataatccgttccaggagaatgctcgtaatccaaagcactcgcatatcaaagcgagtttgcccattgaagtcaatggaaacaaaaataatttgttccacattgacttcaagggcatgcaataccgcatgcggccagaggcgggggggcgctggagaggctcGGAAATGGCCCGGGGACACcgtggctgaccttggcaaacctcggaaagactttgttccTGAGATTTGCCAAGGTCGGCCGTGCCAATCTGCAACATTTGGCTCTGCtgggctccggtgcccccccatttcaggccaaacacggtactgcacaccgctttggcctgaatcctgctcattttgcgagacaacactcgcaatcagagttaggattttttcctttatcttgcacaggtgctttaaatcagagtcaacgggccagattcacaaagagttacgccggcgtatcagtagatacgccaacgtaactccgattctaaggccgtcttatgtctaaatgtattctcaaactgagatacacttaaacatgcctaagatacgatggcctgcgccgtcatatcttagggtgcaatatttacgctggccgctaggtggcgcttcccttgaggtcggcgtagaatatgcaaatgagtcgttacgccgattcacgaatgtacgcttgcccgtcgcagtcaatttacgccgtttccgtaagagatacgcggcgtaaagataaacatgccccctaggtagcgtatccaatgttaagtatggccgtcgttcccgcgtcgcaatttgaaaattttacgttgtttgcgtaactcgtccgtgaatggggctggacgccatttacgtacacgtcgaaaccaatgacgtccttgtgacgtcatttagcgcaatgcacgtcgggaaattttagggacggcgcatgcaccgtacgtTCGGCGCgagggcgcgcctaatttaaatgatccacgccccctacccggatcatttaattaggcgggcttgcgccgggggatttacgctacgccgccgcaactttaccggcaagtgctttgtgaatcaagcacttgcccgtaaaacttgcggcggcgtaacgtaaatgagatacgttacgccgccgcagagatgcagcgagctacgggaatctggcccaatggcttggtattttggactctacctaagagaaattcccaaaacatggcctgttgggggtacttgcgGACCGGGTTGAGATACACTGGTGTATAGAACCTACTGCAGCAAAAATTCAATTtctgaagaaaaagaaacaagtcaaatcacatttaaaatcactctcagttgcaattgctggcacccagctatggaaaacaaaaataaagaaaaaacgtcATGGGGTTCCCTCCATTGAGGACAGGGTTGGGAGCCACtggtgtatagaacctgctgcagcaaaaataacATTTCTTAAGAAAAATAAACAAGTTaaaatcacatttaaaatgaCTCGCACCCggacatggaaaaaaaatatggaaaaaacgtCATGGGGTCCCCACActgtctataccaggcccttcgggtctggtatggattttaatgggaacctcctgtcattttttaaaaacatttttggcatggggtccccccaaatctcataccagacccttatcctggcgagggccccccccctaaaccataccaggccacatgctctaaACATGGGGGGTGAGTGCATTGGGGCGGGGGGGAGACATGAAAGCACCtcatccctatgttgatggggacaaagggcATGCTTGCTTGTCCCCTCCCTTCCCAGCgtgctcagggccagattctcagagacttacgtcggcttatcagtagatacgccatcgtaagtccgaatctgcgccgtcgtatatttaagcgtattctggaaaccaaatacgcttaaatttggctaagatacgagcggcgcaagtctcctacgccgtcgtatcttagggtgcaatatttacgctggccgctaggtggcgcttccattgttttccgcgtcgaatatgcaaatgagctagatacgccgattcacgaacgtacgtacgcccgttgcaattagttacgccgtttacgtaagacatacgccggcgtaaagataaagcaggtctctaggtggcgcagcccatgcaaagtatggacgtcggaataggcgtatttttttacgtcgtttgtgtaagtcgtacgcgaatagggctgtgcgtaagttacgttcacgtcgtaggcagtgttcgacgtatcttaggcattctatccgacgcatgcgcactgggatacaaccacggacggcgcatgcgccgtatgttcaaaacgtcatttacgtggggtcatgctttatttgcataaaacacgcccacctcttcccaatttgaattaggcgcgcttacgccggcacatttatgctacgccgccgtaacttaggacgcaagtgctttgtgaatacagcacttgcctctctaagttgcggcggcgtagcgtaaatacgatacgctacgcccgcccacactaaCGCCGGGggacgtgaatctaggcctaaggGTCTGGgatggattttaggggggccacacgtcatttttttttttattttggcatgggtttcccctcaaaatccataccagacccaaaagggcCTGGCGTGGATTGAGGAGGGACCTCCACGCTGTTTtgttaaatttatttttctattacctGCAAATCTGGCAATTTCCATGACTCCATTGTTAAGGACGTGGCTGACGGCTTCCCGGCTCGCTCCTTAACAACCTATTGACTGTGCgctcagcggatgaacatcccgcCGAACGCACAGAACATTCAGGTGCAggaccgatcctagggtcacaggcgcctgggtgcagaaatatttctggcgccccccacatgggcgttgtccttttactaactcctcccctttacatctcattatacatcacatctgtagatggactaggcgcaggaatgggcaggggctgtgtatcctgtgcaatctatcatgccataaaacatctagagcaggggcagcccagagcacatgtaaagggatgctgggaatgccatcccccagcacacagcacactgaacactgtgactcacctcaattctctctctgtgcagcctgagatagagatgggagtgggaggcattccaactggagttggtggagacagtgtggGATCCAAGACTCcgagcactcagcagccactgaaaactagaactctcatgtcaagagcccctcccccgagcactgccaggctggacgggctgccttatgctcacacatcagttttggacggacacacacctatgctcagaacactagttctggacggacacaaacaaggagagaaggagggaggggagaactctggcacttcggcgcccccacctctgcaggcgcctgggtgtaatgcaccctgtgcaccctgcctaggatcggccctgttcaGGTGTTCTATGAACACCCGAATGGGCGACGTTCGAGCCTAACTCCTGCTTCGGCCCAAACCGCTCCCCCATCCCTAATCCCAAAGAGGACTGAGATCTCCTGTATAAAAGGACCAACAGGAGATATATTCTCGATCCAGGAGTGGTTAccagtaaatcttttttttttttttttataattttgacactttttttgtgacttTTGTTAATTTCCACGGAAAGACAATGAACAGAGAGATGGGGAAGTAGAGGAAATGATTCACTTCTATGTGTTCTCGGAGACACAAAAGAACGAGACATAGAGGGATGTATGGGGTATGTATTTATTCAACAACCCTACGAGGTATAGGCATCTGATCTGAGATGGTTCAtctctacaatatatatatatatatatatatatatatatacacggtgTGATGTCATCTACCCCACTCCACTTTGGTGAAGATGTTAGCCAAACCCCCTTACTGGTGCACAGATCAGGAATCATCACTGCGACTACGCTCTTCTTCCAGaaggtcctgaaaaaaaaagttctggttACAACAAATGACCGTTTCCCGACTAAAATGAGCTAAAAAGGtacactacattaccaaaagtattggggcgccggcctttacacgcacatgaactttaatggcaacccagtcttatgggtggattcagaaagacttaggccggcgtatcagtagatacgccagcctaagtctgaatctgcgccgacgcaaatttaagcgtattctggtaaccagttacgcttaaattaggctaagatacgagcggcgtaagtgtcttacaccgtcgtatcttaaagtgtaatttttaggctggccgctaggtggcgcttccattgcgttcggcgtagaatatgtaaatcactagatacgccgattcacaaacgtacgcccggccgacgcagtacagatacgccgtttacgtaaggcattttcaggcgtatagttatttcatcaaatagctggactagaaatgttaagtatggccgtcgttcccgcgtcgaaatttggaaattttacgtagtttgcgtaagtcgtccgtgaatagggctggactagtaatgttaagtatggccgtcgttcctctaaaccttgtggacagccttcccatagacacacccctaaaccttgtggacagaccttcccatacacacactcctaaacattgtggacagcctttccatagACAtaaccctaaaccttgtggacagccttcccatagacacacccctaaaccttgtggacagcccttcctatagacacacccctaaaccatgTGGGCAGCCCTTCCCAtagaaacactcctaaaccttgtggacagccttcccatagacacacccctaaaccttgtggacagcccttcctatagacacacccctaaaccttgtggacagccttcccatagacacccccctaaaccttgtggacagaccttcccatacacacacccctaaacattgtggacagccttcccatagacacacccctaaaccttgtggacagccttcccatagacacccccctaaaccttgtggacagaccttcccatacacacacccctaaacattgtggacagccttcccatagacacacccctaaaccttgtggacagccttcccatagacaaccccctaaaccttgtggacagaccttcccatacacacacccctaaacattgtggacagccttcccatagacacacccctaaaccttgtggacagccttcccatagacacacccctaaaccttgtggacagccttcccatagacacacccctaaaccttgtggacagccttcccatagacacacccctaaaacttgtggacagccttcccatagacacacccctaaaccttgtggacagccttcccataagaGTTGACGTTATAGGTGCAAAGggcagggccaactcaatattaaaccctacggactaagactgggatgccattaaatttcatgtgtgtgtgaaggcagacgtcccaatactattggtaatatagtgtatctaagGGCAAAACACAAATACACATTGCAGTGTTCTCAGGATCAGACTCACAATAAACAAGGCGCAGGCCATCAGCATGGCTTTCATAGAGACATGGAGGTCCATTGGGAAATTGATAGTATATTTGTCTTTAATGCTGAACATCTCCTTGCGTAACCCCCGCCACACACGTGTGATGACCCCGATTTGTGTGGTTTTGTCAGCAGAGAGAAcctggagagagaagagagaggatcaTGATGACCACCAAATTGTCTACATGGAGAACATCAATCATAGAAGAAGTCAGAATACATTTTTACCAGATCCTCCGTAAATTTATTGAGACCCTGTTTTAGGTGACATGTTGAGTGTTATAGTTCCAAAGCTCTAAGGGTTGAAACCTTTCCACACTCTCCGtccaaaattaaataataaaactcTGTCTtgaaacattgggctagattcaggtacaattgcgctttttttacggaggcgcagggcaacgtttttgccctgcgcccccgcaaatttactgcgctgcccttgattcacggagcagtagctccgtaaattgcgtgggtgcgccggcaaaatgcccggcgtaagcgcgcgcaattgaaatgatcccgtagggggcgggaatcatttaaattaggcgcgttcccgcgccgatcgtagagcgcatgctccgtcgggaaactttcccgacgtgcattgcagcaaatgacgtcgcaaggacgtaatttgcttcaaagtgaacgtgaatggcgtccagcgccattcacatcacttacgcaaactacgtaaatttgaaattttgcgacgcgggaacgacatgtatacgtaacattggctgcccctaatagcaggggcagccttacgtgaAAAATGccgtacggaaacggcgtaaactgcatacgcagggctcgcgtaacgttgtgaatcggcgttagtatgcaatttgcatactatacgctgagcacaacgggaacgccacctagcggccatcgcaagaatgcagcctaagatatgcgggcataagagccttatgccgcgcatattttaggctgcagtcggcgtaacgaggttcctgaatcaggagcattcgttacgccggggcaagtaagcaattgcgctgtgtaactatggttacacaggcgcaattgcttcttgaatccaggccattatTAATTGGTGAAGAACCTGCTACccgttacgttcacgccgtaggcagtgatccggcatagtttaggcagttgtttcgacgtggttgtgagcatgcgcagagggattcgtccacgtcacggcgcatgcgcagttcgttaaaagtacttgtctggcgctcagaccatcatttgcatggggccaagcccacttccacctacgccggcctgcgccttcgaaacctacgccacggcaaaacagcgtggggagcactggcttcctgaattccatgcttgcctctatgcgctgcgtcggcgtggcgtacattggtttgggctacggcggcgtaatgtgcgcccgctctctgtgaatctgggccaatgtttccttttttaaaaacttggcagactgcccggatattttcttttgacggctgataagtctctccacttgttatatgaaagaatcggcaaattCTGAAATGGAGATCGTcaagggggttgaatcgagatcacgatttaaCGATTAATTATGCAGGTCTAgtgatttgtgtaaaaaaatcaaTAGTGAAGGTGTTTCTCTTCCTCTTCATGAACAACAAACCAATAGAAGCTTACAGCGGGCAGGAGGCATGACAGATATTCTCGCCTAAACCACCCGGCAGAGGCAAACTGATGACATTTTCTACaaagtattaccgtatttatcgcggtataacgcgctcccgcatataccgcgcacccctaaagtggcccccaatcctgtggaaaaaacgttttttttgtgcttacagttttggtgtcttgcgcggcgtccatcggcggcctcgtcgggtccggcgtccgtctgcggcttcgggtgtcctcttcgtcgggtccggcgtccttctgtggcttcgggtgtcctcttcgttgggtccggggtccgtctgcgggcttcgggtgtcctcttcgtcgggtccggcgtccttctgtggcttcgggtgtcccctTCGTCGGGTCcagggtccgtctgcgggcttcgggtgtcctcttcgtcgggtccggcatccttctgtggcttcgggtgtcctcttgtcgggtccggggtcagtctgcgggcttcgggtgtcctccttGTCGGggccggggtccgtctgcgggcttcgggtgtcctcttcgtcgggtccggcgtccttctgcggcttcaggtgtcctcttcgtcgggtccggcgtccttctgcggcatcctcccagctcgtttcccgcgccaagtttgaatactgcgccgacatatacagagcgcagtacactcgtgtattgtcgggcaggctcggcaacactcgcgctcacgtcctgtacgtccaggacgtgagcgcggaaggagccgagactggccgactatacccgagtgtactgcgctcggtatatgtcggcgcagtattcaaaactcggcgcgggaaagcgggtatcggcgtataccgcgcacccacgattttgccctgattttcagggcaaaaaagtgcgcggtatacgccgataaatacggtatttctaaGGAATTAAGGAATAAGTATTTTATGTTCATTGAAAGACGGACCTTATAATCCTGGTCAGACATGAAGCCTTCCCCCCATCCTGGACCTTTCACTTTAAGACAAACAAGTCCCGATGGATCCAAGATGTCGAATTTGATGGAAAAACTTGTCCACTCTTTGTATATGAAGCCGAGGAGCTCTCCGGAGGAACAGAAGACCtgcaactgtaaaaaaaattaaattgttacAAGAGGTTGTCTAATGAGCTTGGTCATCACACCTAGAATGGTGCCTGGGCTGTCCAATGATAACATTTGAAATTATTCCCTGTCTTTAATTAAGGCAGGAACATATCTTATATCTAACCAGCTGACCAAATCTTGTATCCACCTGGATCTACAGTTTTATAGTTCATCAATCCCTTCAGTCCACAAAGCTGTGCTCACTAGTCCTAGAGGATCATATCTTGTATCACACCACTCCTACAGGCCGGCATCTTGTATTACACTCTCCAGTCCATATAGTCTCTTACCAGTCTTAGAAACCCCCTGTAAATGTGTGCCTTATATCAAACCAGTCCTATAGGACCAAGGATTTTATCATAGTGTTTCAGGTCTTTTCTCACCAGCTGTTGAGGATAGCCTAAATTGTTAACCCAATGTAGTGCTCACCCCAGTAAAGGGCCGCTGATTTGCCCGAGGTTCTTTTCCGAGGTTAGTGCAACAGCAGTCAGGCACACAGCAACAGTCACTAAATATTCAGGCTGCTGATCTGTCTCCCCCCACTCATTATTTTCTGGAATCCTCCATAAatcagggggaagcaatcaaacctgCAGCCCAGAACAGCCCAAAGCAATCACAAACTGCTCCACTGATTACAGTGGAGCCAAAAAGAACAAAATGTTACCTTGCTTTCCTAGGAACCTATCTAGGAGGGTTCTACACCTACAATAGACCCAACTAGTCCTAGAGGACAATATCTATCAAACACCAGTGAGAGGGGATCATGCCTTGCATTTATCAGTCTCACCAGTTTTAGAGGACCATATTGTGTATCTCACCAGTCCTTAAAGATTATGACCTGTATCTTACTATTTCTAGAGAACCATTCCTTGTATCTCACCAGTACTAGAGAACCATGTCTTGTATGCCACCAGTCCTAGAGGACCATGATTTGTATCTCACCAGTCCTAGAGAACCATATCTTGTATATCACCAGTCCTAGAGGACCATGATTTGTATCTCACCAGTCCTAGAGAACCATATCTTGTATCTCACCAGTCCTAGAGGACCATGATTTGTATCTCACCAGTCCTAGAGAACCATGTCTTGTATGCCACCAGTCCTAGAGGACCATGATTTGTATCTCACCAGTCCTAGAGAACCATATCTTGTATCTCACCAGTCCTAGAGGACCATGATTTGTATCTCACCAGTCCTAGAGAACCATATCTTGAATCTCACCAGTCCTAGAGGACCATGATTTGTATCTCACCAGTCCTAGAGAACCATGTCTTGTATGCCACCAGTCCTAGAGGACCATGATTTGTATCTCACCAGTCCTAGAGAACCATATCTTGTATGCCACCAGTCCTAGAGGACCATGATTTGTATCTCACCAGTCCTAGAGAACCATATCTTGTATCTCACCAGTCCTAGAGGACCATGATTTGTATCTCACCAGTCCTAGAGACCCATATCTTGTATGCCACCAGTCCTGGAGGACCATGATTTGTATCTCACCAGTCCTAGAGGACCATGATTTGTATCTCACCAGTCCTAGAGGTCCATGATTTGTATCTCACCAGTCCTAGAGGACCATGATTTGTATCTCATCAGTCCTAGAGAACCATATCTCGTATGCCATCAGTCCTAGAGAACC
It encodes:
- the LOC120933795 gene encoding phospholipid scramblase 3-like: MAGVPVAPPGLEYLLRANGLLMKQTRQSTFQSYTTYDLLGTDGQLVYQATEQRECCGPRMHLKVNNTQGYNVLNLLVPSNFCSWDTKLQVFCSSGELLGFIYKEWTSFSIKFDILDPSGLVCLKVKGPGWGEGFMSDQDYKVLSADKTTQIGVITRVWRGLRKEMFSIKDKYTINFPMDLHVSMKAMLMACALFIDLLEEERSRSDDS